In one Microbacterium invictum genomic region, the following are encoded:
- a CDS encoding sensor histidine kinase, giving the protein MTTDPRAPRRRRPVMSVRARIILVITLVAGLGMVVVGAAVYLEERGRILRQVDDLLNANLEAARFLVEQGDADTATWASTENALAAVVQRAAPDDNTGVMGLVAGEPRLVPGVPMDVDLRDAAGFVAHVNDVTANGSPYIGTYAEDGVTWRFLATPIAVAVDGGAVAGDAEEAVFVIAYDLDAELAEIDAAARVWIIASTITLVVIGAVAALVTGRLLRPLRQMRETAERVSAQSLSERLPVSGRDDVSELARTMNDMLDRLDQALDSQRRLLSDVGHELKTPITIVRGYLEVVDPDSPTDVRETRDLAVDELERMSRLVQDLAATAALHGPAPVKPVPLDAADLMHQIARKAEGIAGATVETAGFAEVVAPLDAARVTQAVLQLAQNAVTHGGGRLVLSSRRLGDQLEISVRDFGPGVPDDEKSVVFDRFHRGAASAERAGSGLGLNIVQVIARAHGGRVRVEDAAGGGALFVMTLPTVDAGAARQIIPPRPPLPAWAGAASTAAPGSSGPGSSGAGASV; this is encoded by the coding sequence GTGACCACCGACCCGCGCGCGCCCCGCCGTCGGCGACCCGTGATGTCGGTGCGGGCGCGGATCATCCTCGTCATCACCCTCGTCGCAGGGCTCGGGATGGTCGTCGTGGGAGCCGCGGTGTACCTCGAGGAGCGCGGGCGCATCCTCCGCCAGGTCGACGACCTGCTGAACGCCAACCTCGAAGCGGCCCGGTTCCTCGTCGAGCAGGGCGATGCCGACACCGCCACCTGGGCGTCGACCGAGAACGCCCTCGCCGCGGTCGTGCAGCGCGCGGCCCCCGATGACAACACCGGCGTGATGGGCCTCGTCGCGGGTGAACCCCGACTCGTGCCGGGGGTGCCGATGGATGTCGACCTGCGGGATGCCGCGGGATTCGTCGCCCATGTGAACGACGTGACAGCGAACGGCTCGCCCTACATCGGCACCTACGCCGAGGACGGAGTGACCTGGCGGTTCCTCGCGACGCCGATCGCCGTGGCGGTGGACGGCGGCGCGGTGGCGGGCGACGCAGAAGAGGCGGTGTTCGTCATCGCCTACGACCTGGATGCCGAGCTCGCCGAGATCGACGCGGCCGCACGGGTGTGGATCATCGCCAGCACGATCACGCTCGTCGTCATCGGTGCCGTCGCCGCCCTCGTCACCGGTCGCCTCCTGCGCCCGCTCCGCCAGATGCGCGAGACGGCGGAGCGGGTTTCGGCCCAGTCGCTGTCGGAGCGGCTGCCGGTGTCGGGGCGCGATGACGTCTCGGAGCTCGCACGGACCATGAACGACATGCTCGACCGGCTCGACCAGGCCCTCGACTCGCAGCGTCGGTTGCTCAGCGACGTGGGGCATGAGTTGAAGACGCCGATCACGATCGTCCGCGGATACCTCGAGGTGGTCGACCCCGACAGTCCGACGGATGTGCGCGAGACCCGCGACCTCGCCGTCGACGAACTCGAGCGGATGAGCAGGCTCGTGCAGGATCTCGCGGCGACGGCGGCCCTCCACGGCCCGGCGCCGGTGAAGCCGGTGCCCCTCGACGCCGCCGACCTGATGCACCAGATCGCGCGCAAGGCCGAAGGGATCGCGGGGGCGACGGTCGAGACCGCGGGGTTCGCCGAGGTGGTCGCTCCGCTCGACGCCGCCCGGGTGACGCAGGCCGTGCTCCAGCTCGCGCAGAACGCGGTCACCCACGGCGGCGGCCGGCTGGTGCTCTCGAGCAGGCGCCTGGGCGATCAGCTGGAGATCTCGGTGCGGGACTTCGGCCCCGGCGTCCCCGACGATGAGAAGTCAGTCGTGTTCGACCGGTTCCACCGCGGTGCGGCCTCGGCCGAACGGGCCGGGAGCGGACTCGGCCTGAACATCGTCCAGGTGATCGCTCGGGCCCACGGCGGTCGGGTGAGGGTGGAGGATGCCGCCGGCGGCGGCGCCCTCTTCGTGATGACGCTGCCGACGGTCGACGCCGGGGCTGCGCGGCAGATCATCCCGCCCAGGCCGCCCCTCCCCGCGTGGGCCGGTGCGGCGAGCACGGCGGCGCCGGGGAGCTCGGGGCCGGGGAGCTCGGGCGCCGGAGCGAGCGTGTGA
- a CDS encoding phosphotransferase, with product MTLSIAAGEVELLRDALDLAADVPVALLSREPFGDGAIAGFEVTPPDAAPLTYFVDTSGRVVAEETGMLLGSPAAPECRIWVHPADPYLPALAPAAFSQAAETLLARLGVSATAPPRIVGYRAGRRAVLRIDVAGGVRWIKVVPPQRVDRIVGTHRRLADAGIPMADLVGWSSDGLIVLDQARGTGAPDVVWRPSALLDAVDGLRAALAVVEVEHPARVGLAERRDWYAARFREATGADPVGRVAAVFDEVAKAWRDDEPRATIHGDLHFGQLFLDDAGRISGLIDVDTTGRGDPDDDAAAFIAHAVASAYLTPEDRDARVWELARGALSRWGSAPVRARAATLLLGQVLGAQERGNPECADDLLTLAEAALDPAIEVGRPDASDPRRT from the coding sequence ATGACCCTCTCCATCGCCGCCGGCGAGGTCGAGCTGCTCCGCGATGCGCTCGACCTCGCCGCCGACGTTCCCGTGGCGCTCCTCAGCCGCGAGCCGTTCGGCGACGGGGCGATCGCGGGGTTCGAGGTCACCCCGCCGGATGCCGCGCCCCTTACCTACTTCGTCGACACGTCGGGCAGGGTCGTGGCGGAGGAGACGGGGATGCTGCTGGGCAGCCCCGCGGCTCCCGAATGCCGGATCTGGGTGCACCCCGCCGACCCCTACCTGCCGGCACTCGCGCCGGCCGCGTTCTCGCAGGCGGCCGAGACCCTGCTCGCCCGCCTCGGCGTCAGCGCCACCGCGCCACCGCGCATCGTCGGCTACCGCGCGGGGCGTCGCGCCGTGCTGCGGATCGACGTGGCGGGCGGTGTGCGCTGGATCAAAGTCGTCCCGCCTCAGCGCGTCGACCGCATCGTCGGCACGCACCGTCGGCTCGCGGACGCGGGCATCCCGATGGCCGACCTCGTCGGCTGGTCGTCGGACGGCCTCATCGTGCTCGATCAGGCGCGCGGGACGGGGGCACCGGATGTCGTGTGGCGACCGTCCGCTCTACTCGACGCCGTCGACGGGCTGCGCGCGGCGCTCGCGGTGGTGGAGGTCGAGCATCCGGCGCGCGTCGGGCTCGCAGAGCGGCGCGACTGGTACGCCGCGCGATTCCGCGAGGCGACCGGGGCCGACCCGGTCGGGCGCGTCGCCGCCGTGTTCGACGAAGTGGCGAAGGCGTGGCGCGACGACGAACCTCGCGCCACGATCCACGGCGACCTGCACTTCGGCCAGCTGTTCCTCGACGACGCCGGCCGGATCTCGGGCCTCATCGACGTCGACACCACCGGTCGAGGGGATCCCGACGACGATGCTGCCGCGTTCATCGCGCACGCCGTCGCGAGCGCGTACCTCACCCCCGAAGACCGCGATGCGCGCGTCTGGGAGCTCGCGCGCGGCGCGCTCTCCCGATGGGGGAGCGCGCCGGTGCGGGCGCGGGCGGCGACCCTGCTGCTGGGGCAGGTGCTCGGGGCGCAGGAGCGCGGGAACCCAGAGTGCGCCGACGACCTTCTCACCCTCGCCGAGGCGGCGCTCGACCCGGCGATCGAGGTGGGACGACCCGATGCGAGCGACCCTCGGAGAACGTAA
- a CDS encoding DUF2255 family protein, giving the protein MRGADPVGDEAGVRAWEPDERRALDRAPLIRIAAARSDGSVGRFATIGHVRVGDAELVRSLRGADGAWYRGALRSGRAEIDVGGRRIGVAVTPASEPPGDVDAAFRARYGDDAGVRAMIRPPARDSTLLLRPLGVVD; this is encoded by the coding sequence GTGAGGGGCGCAGATCCCGTGGGCGACGAGGCCGGCGTCCGCGCGTGGGAACCCGATGAGCGCCGGGCACTGGACCGAGCTCCGCTGATCCGCATCGCGGCCGCGCGCAGCGACGGCTCCGTCGGGCGGTTCGCGACGATCGGTCACGTCCGGGTCGGCGACGCTGAGCTCGTCCGGTCGCTCCGCGGTGCCGACGGCGCCTGGTACCGGGGTGCGCTTCGGTCTGGACGCGCGGAGATCGACGTGGGCGGTCGGCGCATCGGGGTCGCCGTCACGCCCGCCTCCGAGCCGCCCGGCGACGTCGACGCGGCCTTCCGGGCGCGATACGGCGATGATGCCGGCGTCCGGGCGATGATCCGGCCTCCGGCCCGAGACTCGACCCTTCTCCTCCGGCCGCTGGGTGTCGTGGACTGA
- a CDS encoding alpha/beta hydrolase produces the protein MLRHLTIPRGPIELAADLHLPDDIAHAAPPLPTVVLSTPGSSVKEQIGANYASRLASRGFAAITFDPAHQGASGGDLRDLEDPYQRSEDISFVIDALAGIPETDESRLGALGICAGGGYAVYTARTDHRIRALGTVVAGNMGTSWRAMQRSGAIGDLDTLASDRLEENRTSDLHRVNWLPDTLEDAAMVGATDIDTTQAITFYRTERGRHERSTNRRLTRSDSLLLGFDAFHLVDPLLTQPLQVIVGGRRGNTRQFEAGMELLKLAPNPVDLMVVAGAGHYDMYDVPEYVDAAVDRLVRFYGEYL, from the coding sequence ATGCTCAGACACCTCACGATCCCGCGCGGTCCGATCGAACTCGCGGCCGACCTCCACCTTCCCGACGACATCGCCCATGCCGCACCTCCCCTTCCGACCGTCGTCCTGTCCACGCCCGGCAGCAGCGTGAAAGAGCAGATCGGCGCCAACTACGCCTCCCGCCTGGCTTCCCGCGGGTTCGCCGCGATCACCTTCGATCCAGCCCACCAGGGTGCGAGCGGCGGTGACCTCCGCGACCTGGAGGACCCGTACCAGCGCAGCGAGGACATCTCCTTCGTCATCGACGCACTCGCCGGCATCCCCGAGACCGATGAATCGCGCCTGGGCGCGCTGGGGATCTGCGCGGGCGGCGGCTACGCCGTCTACACCGCGCGCACCGATCATCGCATCAGAGCACTCGGCACAGTGGTCGCGGGGAACATGGGCACGTCGTGGCGGGCGATGCAGCGGAGCGGTGCCATCGGCGACCTCGATACCCTCGCGAGCGATCGGCTCGAGGAGAACCGGACGAGCGATCTCCACCGGGTGAACTGGCTGCCCGACACGCTCGAGGACGCCGCGATGGTGGGCGCGACCGACATCGATACGACCCAGGCGATCACCTTCTACCGCACCGAACGCGGGCGCCACGAACGCTCGACGAACAGGCGCCTGACCCGGAGCGACTCGCTGCTGCTAGGTTTCGACGCCTTCCACCTCGTCGACCCGCTCCTGACCCAGCCGCTCCAGGTGATCGTCGGCGGGAGGCGCGGCAACACCCGTCAGTTCGAAGCGGGGATGGAGCTGCTGAAGCTCGCCCCGAATCCCGTGGATCTGATGGTCGTCGCAGGGGCAGGGCACTACGACATGTACGACGTGCCCGAGTACGTCGACGCCGCGGTGGATCGCTTGGTGCGGTTCTACGGCGAGTACCTGTGA
- a CDS encoding MarR family winged helix-turn-helix transcriptional regulator codes for MVTDAAQLWKLNHRLLTLVLNGCSARFAALGIEPKEFFVLAEVATSPYPAELATVLATPKASVTVYVRNLVAKGLITREIDAGDLRRHRLLLTPAGEATRDAGSEALAAEFETRLGALSAAQRDQLEALLQLVLSADAAAAP; via the coding sequence GTGGTCACCGATGCAGCGCAGCTGTGGAAGCTGAATCACCGCCTCCTCACCCTCGTGCTGAACGGCTGCAGCGCGCGCTTCGCCGCGCTCGGCATCGAGCCGAAGGAGTTCTTCGTCCTCGCCGAGGTTGCGACCTCGCCCTACCCGGCGGAGTTGGCGACGGTGCTGGCCACTCCGAAGGCGAGCGTCACGGTGTACGTCCGCAACCTCGTCGCCAAGGGGCTGATCACCCGTGAGATCGACGCCGGCGACCTCCGCAGGCATCGCCTCCTCCTCACGCCGGCAGGTGAGGCGACGCGGGATGCGGGGTCGGAGGCGCTCGCCGCGGAGTTCGAGACCCGGCTCGGCGCGCTGAGCGCCGCGCAGCGAGACCAGCTCGAAGCCCTTCTGCAGCTCGTTCTCTCCGCGGATGCCGCTGCGGCACCCTAG
- a CDS encoding NAD(+) synthase, giving the protein MSLPFESAYRHGFARVAACTIPVAIADPAANASAVLSTAHELDADAVAVAVFPELCLTGYAIDDLVLQDAVLDGVVAAVERLVVASEDLMPVLVVGAPLRHRNRLYNCAVVIHRGELLGVAPKSYLPTYREFYERRWFAPGDDQRGEDIQVGSLQAPFGPDLLFEALDVPDLVIHAEVCEDVWVPIPPSSSAALAGATLLLNLSGSPITIARAEDRKDLCQSQSLRCLAGYVYAAAGLGESTNDLSWDGQTMIYEGGNLLAETERFPDGPRHAVADIDLDRLRQDRMRQGTFDDNRRTLHADAMFRTVHFRLDPPARDIGLRRVLDRFPFVPDDPARLAQDCYEAFNIQVSGLEQRLRAIGGPKPVIGVSGGLDSTHALLVVARAMDRMGRPRSDILAYTMPGFATSDHTKSNAIALAEAIGASIETIDIRPAATELLKGIDHPFSGGEPVYDVTFENVQAGIRTDFLFRLANQNGGIVIGTSDLSELALGWATYGVGDQMSHYAVNAGVPKTLIQHLIRWVISRPATEGGSTELSDRAVEVLQSVLDTEISPELVPAGEDGEIQSTESKIGPYALNDFTLFHVLRYGLRPSKIAFLAERAWADPDAGAWPPGFPADDRYAYELPEIVRWLRNFLQRYFAFAQFKRSAIPNGPKVSPAGSLSPRGDWRAPSDGNAAAWLAELDAALPQFPATDPR; this is encoded by the coding sequence ATGAGCCTGCCGTTCGAGAGCGCCTACCGTCACGGCTTCGCCCGCGTCGCGGCCTGCACCATCCCCGTGGCGATCGCCGATCCGGCGGCCAATGCCTCCGCCGTGCTTTCGACCGCGCACGAACTCGACGCCGACGCGGTCGCCGTCGCTGTCTTCCCCGAGCTCTGCCTCACCGGCTACGCCATCGACGATCTCGTTCTCCAGGACGCGGTGCTCGACGGCGTCGTCGCCGCAGTCGAGCGACTCGTCGTCGCCTCCGAAGATCTCATGCCGGTGCTCGTCGTCGGCGCGCCGCTTCGCCACCGGAACCGGCTCTACAACTGCGCGGTCGTCATTCACCGCGGCGAGCTGCTCGGGGTCGCTCCCAAGTCGTACCTCCCGACCTATCGCGAGTTCTACGAACGACGCTGGTTCGCGCCCGGCGACGACCAGCGCGGCGAGGACATCCAGGTCGGCTCGCTCCAGGCCCCCTTCGGACCCGATCTGCTGTTCGAAGCGCTCGACGTGCCCGACCTCGTGATCCACGCCGAGGTCTGCGAAGACGTGTGGGTTCCGATTCCGCCGTCCTCCTCGGCAGCGCTCGCGGGAGCCACCCTGCTGCTCAATCTCTCGGGGAGTCCCATCACCATCGCGCGCGCCGAGGATCGGAAGGACCTCTGCCAGTCGCAGTCGCTGCGCTGCCTCGCGGGATACGTCTACGCCGCGGCGGGGCTCGGCGAGTCGACCAACGACCTGTCCTGGGACGGGCAGACGATGATCTACGAGGGCGGCAACCTCCTCGCTGAGACCGAGCGCTTCCCGGACGGGCCCCGTCACGCGGTCGCCGACATCGATCTCGACCGGCTCCGCCAGGACCGGATGCGCCAGGGCACCTTCGACGACAATCGCCGCACCCTGCACGCCGACGCGATGTTCCGCACGGTGCATTTCCGCCTCGATCCGCCGGCGCGCGACATCGGCCTCCGGCGCGTGCTCGACCGTTTCCCCTTCGTGCCCGACGACCCGGCGCGTCTCGCGCAGGACTGCTACGAGGCGTTCAACATCCAGGTGTCGGGGCTCGAGCAGCGGCTGCGCGCGATCGGCGGTCCCAAGCCCGTGATCGGCGTGAGCGGCGGACTCGACTCCACGCACGCGCTCCTCGTCGTGGCACGGGCGATGGATCGGATGGGACGCCCGCGCAGCGACATCCTCGCCTATACGATGCCGGGCTTCGCGACCTCCGATCACACGAAATCCAACGCCATCGCGCTCGCCGAGGCGATCGGCGCCTCGATCGAGACGATCGACATCCGGCCGGCGGCGACTGAGCTCCTGAAGGGCATCGATCACCCGTTCTCGGGCGGCGAGCCGGTCTACGACGTGACCTTCGAGAACGTGCAAGCAGGCATCCGCACCGACTTCCTCTTCCGCCTGGCGAACCAGAACGGCGGCATCGTCATCGGCACCTCCGACCTATCCGAGCTGGCGCTGGGGTGGGCGACCTACGGCGTGGGCGACCAGATGAGCCACTACGCCGTCAACGCCGGCGTGCCGAAGACCCTCATCCAGCACCTCATCCGCTGGGTGATCTCCAGGCCGGCGACAGAGGGCGGGTCGACCGAGCTGTCCGACCGGGCGGTCGAGGTGCTGCAGTCGGTGCTCGACACCGAGATCAGCCCCGAACTGGTGCCGGCGGGTGAGGACGGCGAGATTCAGTCGACCGAGAGCAAGATCGGGCCCTACGCCCTGAACGACTTCACGCTCTTCCACGTGCTGCGGTACGGCCTGCGGCCGTCGAAGATCGCGTTCCTCGCCGAGCGAGCGTGGGCGGATCCGGATGCCGGGGCGTGGCCCCCCGGCTTCCCCGCCGACGACCGCTACGCCTACGAATTGCCCGAGATCGTGCGCTGGCTGCGGAACTTCCTGCAGCGCTACTTCGCCTTCGCGCAGTTCAAGCGATCGGCGATTCCGAACGGACCCAAGGTTTCCCCCGCCGGCTCGCTCTCCCCCCGCGGCGACTGGCGTGCGCCGTCCGACGGCAACGCGGCCGCCTGGCTCGCCGAGCTCGACGCAGCCCTGCCGCAGTTCCCGGCGACTGATCCGCGCTAG
- a CDS encoding DUF998 domain-containing protein, whose product MLTGAVIAPLFYVALWAAQAFTREGFRPTFHPLSLLSLGDAGWVQVLNFVITGLLLVGGSVGLRRALPAGHLARGASVLVALMGVGLVVAGLFPTDAGAGFPAGAPEGAPSMSWHGIVHEVGFVLTQLAFLAAAIVLAVYFARSERRGLMVTSIAAALVALCVVAIGDPETMAIRLLVSAAVELALISVLALGCLLAPTREEAAYDEPHGSPIGSRSHVRGTR is encoded by the coding sequence ATGCTCACCGGCGCGGTGATCGCACCGCTCTTCTATGTGGCGCTGTGGGCGGCACAGGCGTTCACGCGTGAAGGGTTCCGGCCCACTTTCCATCCGCTCAGCCTTCTGAGTCTCGGTGACGCGGGGTGGGTGCAGGTTCTGAACTTCGTGATCACCGGCTTGCTCCTGGTCGGGGGCAGCGTCGGCCTGCGGCGAGCGCTGCCCGCAGGTCATCTGGCGCGTGGGGCGAGTGTCCTCGTCGCTCTGATGGGAGTGGGGCTGGTCGTCGCTGGGCTGTTCCCCACCGACGCGGGGGCGGGCTTCCCTGCGGGGGCTCCGGAAGGCGCGCCGTCGATGAGCTGGCACGGGATCGTTCACGAAGTCGGCTTCGTGCTCACGCAGCTCGCCTTCCTGGCTGCCGCCATCGTGCTGGCGGTGTACTTCGCGCGGAGTGAGCGCCGCGGGCTGATGGTGACATCCATCGCAGCGGCTCTGGTCGCCTTGTGTGTCGTCGCGATCGGCGACCCCGAGACGATGGCGATCCGGCTCCTCGTCAGCGCAGCAGTCGAGCTCGCCCTCATCTCTGTCCTGGCTCTCGGGTGCCTCCTCGCCCCGACTCGCGAGGAAGCGGCGTACGATGAACCGCATGGTTCACCAATTGGCTCTCGATCGCACGTTCGCGGCACTCGCTGA
- a CDS encoding metalloregulator ArsR/SmtB family transcription factor — translation MVHQLALDRTFAALADAKRRDILQRLGDGPVPVSTLAESAGMTVTGMAKHIRVLEEAGLVATEKVGRTRQCRLGEDRLEDVMAWISYYQRLWERRLDGLDAYFTLRKGSST, via the coding sequence ATGGTTCACCAATTGGCTCTCGATCGCACGTTCGCGGCACTCGCTGACGCGAAACGTCGTGACATCCTTCAGCGACTCGGCGACGGCCCCGTGCCGGTGTCGACGCTTGCGGAGTCGGCCGGGATGACGGTGACGGGCATGGCCAAGCACATCCGCGTGCTCGAGGAGGCGGGTCTGGTCGCGACCGAGAAGGTCGGGAGAACGCGGCAGTGTCGGCTGGGAGAGGACCGATTGGAAGACGTCATGGCATGGATCAGCTACTACCAGCGTCTCTGGGAGCGTCGACTCGACGGTCTCGATGCGTACTTCACCCTCCGAAAGGGATCATCGACATGA
- a CDS encoding SRPBCC domain-containing protein — translation MTDSTTPLELRLSRLLPATPEEVFDAYTDAEKQKIWFGILDPDPGIVEIEVDLRVGGTQTTVWGPDADTLFRETLTFLEIDRPHRLVTESTGHSPDGMTMTTLITITFESEGDATRMTVVQSGFPAAEVRDFFVDEVWNGALARITAYLTRPIATDE, via the coding sequence ATGACCGACTCCACAACACCACTGGAGCTCCGCCTCTCCCGGCTGTTGCCTGCCACCCCCGAGGAGGTGTTCGACGCATACACGGACGCGGAGAAGCAGAAGATCTGGTTCGGCATCCTCGATCCTGATCCCGGGATCGTCGAGATCGAGGTCGACCTCCGAGTCGGGGGCACACAGACCACCGTGTGGGGCCCCGACGCCGACACCCTTTTCCGGGAAACCCTGACGTTTCTCGAGATCGACCGTCCTCACCGCCTCGTCACCGAGTCGACCGGCCACAGTCCGGACGGGATGACGATGACCACGCTCATCACGATCACCTTCGAGTCCGAGGGGGACGCCACGAGGATGACCGTCGTGCAGAGCGGCTTCCCCGCCGCAGAGGTTCGCGACTTCTTCGTCGACGAGGTGTGGAACGGGGCGCTCGCGCGAATCACCGCTTATCTGACGCGCCCAATAGCCACCGACGAATGA
- a CDS encoding GNAT family N-acetyltransferase yields the protein MSSLRLAELDADNLGAAVRIPPAVGEKAFVAPVVYSIAEAYVTPTAWPRVILDGDTVVGFVMANWDPENEIAAFRGGIWRLNVADEAKGRGVGRFAVEAVAADARRRGYDQITVLWDPAPDGPEQFYLRVGFEKTGELFGETVGTRKV from the coding sequence ATGAGCTCTCTTCGATTGGCCGAACTCGACGCGGACAACCTCGGAGCGGCGGTGCGGATCCCGCCGGCGGTGGGCGAGAAGGCGTTCGTCGCGCCCGTCGTCTACTCCATCGCCGAGGCGTATGTCACCCCGACGGCGTGGCCGCGCGTGATCCTGGACGGCGACACCGTCGTCGGGTTCGTGATGGCCAATTGGGATCCCGAGAATGAAATCGCGGCCTTCCGCGGCGGAATCTGGCGTCTCAACGTCGCCGACGAGGCGAAGGGTCGCGGCGTCGGCCGCTTCGCCGTCGAGGCCGTCGCGGCCGACGCGCGCCGCCGCGGCTACGACCAGATCACCGTGCTCTGGGATCCGGCTCCCGACGGGCCGGAACAGTTCTATCTGCGCGTGGGTTTCGAGAAGACCGGCGAGCTGTTCGGTGAGACCGTCGGAACCAGGAAGGTGTGA
- a CDS encoding DUF6412 domain-containing protein, with the protein MFDAVTSFFQVLVTLSGVIALSPSDSAAVWILVAASALLVALLLTTASLPAGGATRASAARAIDVSVSVAQSDPDAAGHTRSRAPGAAAPAA; encoded by the coding sequence ATGTTCGACGCGGTGACCTCCTTCTTCCAGGTGCTTGTGACGCTGTCGGGCGTGATCGCGCTGAGTCCCTCCGACTCCGCGGCCGTTTGGATTCTCGTCGCCGCTTCGGCTCTGCTCGTCGCCCTGCTGCTGACGACCGCGTCGCTGCCGGCCGGGGGCGCAACGCGCGCCAGCGCGGCACGCGCCATCGACGTCTCCGTCTCGGTGGCGCAGAGCGATCCGGATGCCGCGGGGCACACCCGTTCGCGCGCTCCGGGCGCCGCGGCTCCGGCCGCGTAG
- a CDS encoding YidC/Oxa1 family membrane protein insertase: protein MGLADLLHPVAGAASAALAVVVLTLAVRTILIPTSIAQARAEQTRARLAPKLQALQRRYKNDRERMSRETMKLYADEKASPFAGCAPLLVQAPVVGVVYALFLYPVIAGHPNALLTQQLFGVPLGTSLAGSIVGGTVTAPAALVFGVVLVLILAVAEVTRRLFRPEVTAAEGVPGTEAIIRMAGFLQFGTAVVALFVPLAAALYLLITVAWTLVQRLVLRRRFPIERRGRGRASR, encoded by the coding sequence ATGGGACTCGCTGACCTCCTGCACCCCGTCGCCGGCGCGGCATCCGCTGCTCTCGCCGTCGTCGTGCTGACCCTGGCGGTGCGCACGATCCTCATTCCCACCAGCATCGCGCAGGCGCGGGCCGAACAGACGCGCGCCCGGCTGGCCCCGAAGCTGCAGGCGCTCCAGCGGCGCTATAAGAACGACCGGGAGCGGATGTCGCGCGAGACCATGAAGCTCTACGCCGACGAGAAGGCCTCGCCTTTCGCCGGCTGTGCGCCTTTGCTCGTGCAGGCTCCCGTCGTCGGCGTGGTGTACGCGCTCTTCCTGTACCCGGTGATCGCCGGGCACCCGAATGCTCTTCTGACCCAGCAGCTCTTCGGCGTGCCGCTCGGAACGAGCCTCGCAGGATCGATCGTCGGCGGCACGGTCACGGCGCCTGCCGCGCTCGTCTTCGGCGTCGTGCTCGTGCTGATCCTCGCCGTCGCCGAGGTCACGCGCCGGCTCTTCCGACCCGAGGTCACGGCTGCGGAGGGTGTCCCCGGCACCGAGGCGATCATCCGAATGGCTGGGTTCTTGCAGTTCGGAACCGCCGTGGTCGCGCTTTTCGTCCCCCTCGCCGCCGCGCTCTACCTCCTCATCACCGTCGCGTGGACGCTGGTGCAGCGGCTCGTGCTGCGACGGAGGTTCCCGATCGAGCGAAGGGGTCGGGGCCGCGCCTCGCGCTGA
- a CDS encoding TetR/AcrR family transcriptional regulator has product MPLPRNGPVRSEAARQAVLRATSELVNEVGYDHLTIEGIAVRAGVAKQTIYRWWSSRSAVVAEALVEGLLLSDHLVVPHTGSITADLHSWLQGLAGLLEDPQRAGVMTSIITAATQNAEIASHLREVLAPTESLIERLTAAVGEAPNLRLDTPIDTLADMIVGAVLVRVMSRHPLDQSAIDDLVAAVTGTK; this is encoded by the coding sequence ATGCCCCTTCCTCGCAATGGACCGGTACGCAGCGAGGCGGCGCGGCAGGCGGTACTACGCGCAACCTCCGAGCTGGTGAACGAGGTCGGATACGACCACCTCACCATCGAGGGCATCGCCGTCCGCGCGGGCGTTGCGAAGCAGACCATCTATCGGTGGTGGTCATCCCGCAGCGCGGTCGTCGCGGAAGCCCTTGTCGAGGGTCTCCTTCTTTCCGATCACCTCGTGGTTCCTCACACTGGCTCGATCACAGCGGATCTCCACTCCTGGCTCCAGGGGCTCGCAGGGTTGCTCGAAGATCCGCAGCGCGCAGGCGTCATGACGTCGATCATCACCGCCGCCACCCAGAACGCCGAGATCGCTTCTCATCTGCGTGAGGTGCTGGCACCCACGGAATCCCTCATCGAGCGCCTGACTGCCGCCGTCGGGGAGGCACCAAACCTCCGACTGGACACGCCGATCGATACTCTCGCGGACATGATCGTCGGTGCCGTGCTTGTCAGGGTGATGAGTCGACATCCCCTCGACCAGTCAGCTATCGACGACCTCGTCGCAGCTGTGACGGGCACCAAATAA